The DNA sequence ACAAACTACCTGAAGAAGCGCCAGCTTCGCCAAAACCGATTAGTGACAAAAGACGGCCACTGCAACATTGAATATGGCAATGTGAAATACAAGACGTTCTTTGCATATGTCCTAGATTTCTGGACCACCTTCGTGGAGATCCGCTGGCGCtttgtatttttcttgtttgtggcATCCTTCAATCTCAGCTGGTTCATTTTTGGACTCCTCTGGTACTGGATTGCCCAGAACAATGGGGACCTGTTATGGCAAGACCCACCGAAAGATCACAAATCATGTGTAATTAATGTGAAAGGCATGACCAGTgccttccttttctctgtggaAACACAGACGACGGTGGGCTTCGGTGGACGAGTCATCACCCCTTACTGCCCTGGTGCTATCATACTTCTGATAATCCAGACTCTGGTTGGCGCGATCATTAACTGCTTCTGGTGCGGTGTGGTGATGACCAAGATTGCCCTTCccaaaaaaagagtaaaaaccATCACATTCAGTGAGGTAGCCGTTATCTGTCCAGACCAGGGTGGCCTCTGCTTGCAGGTCCGAGTGGCCAACCTGCGGAAATCTTTGATGATCAGCAGCCAGATCTTTGGGAAACTAATCCGCACAAATGTTATTTCTGAAGGCGAGCCCATCATCCTCGACCAGGTCAATGTTGATTTCACAGTGGAAGCTGGGCAGGACATTCTGTTCTTTGTTTGCCCATTGACCCTTTCCCATGTGATTGACAAGAGAAGTCCATTTTTTGAGATGACAGTGAACACCCTGTACCAGCAAGAGTTTGAGCTTGTGGTGTTTCTTGATGGCACTAGTGagtccaccagctcctcctgccAAGTCAGGACTTCCTACCTCCCACAGGAGATCATGTGGGGCTACAAGTTCCTGCCCACCATCTCTCGTAGCAAAGAGGGGAAGTATCTTGTGGACTTAAACAATTTTGATAAAATGAAGCCCATAGAAACTGCTAGCTGTGCTGGATGCTTAGACAGTGAGAAATGCCATAGGCACCACTCGACTAAAGGCATCGACAATCCAAGTTTTGAGGACATTATCATTGGTGGTCCCAACAGTGTTGATAATATATGACTTTTTATCCATGTTTTTTCAGGTTGTCCCTTTTAAACAATATTGTTAATTCATTGTATTTATCCAGAGCTGTAAGACGCTACTGATCTCTATGACTATGCACACAATTTCtaatttaatatattgtaatattcccaccaatcagattttttttcatttgaagttacaattacatactgtatttttagacacccaaggacactaCAATCAACACAGCACTGAAAACCACACTAACCACTTGTTCTCTAaattctctaaacacacacacacacattcttagcTCTTCCTTATGTGATCAGATTATAATAAGATTGGAGTAAATTTTACTAAGTGTCATGACAGTTtaaacatgtttgtttaaggatgattaaatgtttatattgcaCAAGCATGCtctattataatataatattaaaaatccATATATTGCTGTGTCTCCTGGGAAACTGCACTGCATGAAAGTACTTAAATTCTCAGGTCATGCGCTATGATTCAGACTGTCAGACTGattcattttaattcaatttttgaTATGTTTATTTATGATATCACATTTCAGTTCAATTATTTGATCAACGTGTCTTAACTAAGCTTCTTTTGACTGTTTCGATAAAGCATAGCTATTTGTTGAGCCTTATAAAAGAGAGCATAATGAACAATGATAATACCTGCAGCTTAAATTGAAAGGTTTGATCATCATTGGAAAAAGCAGCTTAACAGGCACTAGACATTGGTAATAGCAATATATCTGTTATCTCTGCAATATCATAGCATATTCTGGCAAAATTAGCCAGTTGTCCTAAAGCATCAcattattaaacaaattaaacactGCTCTGATCATTTTATTGCTGAAATCAGCATGAAGGACGGCAACCATCACAGCATTGCATATTGTTTTTATACCAGCAAGGTGTAACACTGTTTAATCAATTGTGAATGTAAAAGAATCTGTTTGCAGAATGAAAAACAagtgattttaattaattaatgaatgcatTGTCTGTAATTCACTTGTTCAATTcaaggtccggagcctacctggaatcattgggtgcaaggtaggaacacaccctggagggggcggcagtctttcacagggcgacacacacacaaacattcactcacacctatggacacttttgaagaGCCAATCCatcttccagtgtgtgtgttttggaaaccagagcacatggaggaaaccctcgcagacacagggagaacacatcaaactcctcaccgatagtcacccagaacagggcttgaacccaaaaccccaggaccctggagctgtgtgacatgtatgtgtttgttagGGCTTTGGGAAATCAGGAGTGCATGATTTTTTTGAAGaagcaaaaaatgtataaagtaacaaaaaattattaaaaacttgatgtatttttttttctcccgaATTCTTGTCTTATGCATTATTTTCTAGATCAGTACATTATAGTTTGAACAGTCATGGAACATTCCAAAAGAGGGTGCATTACATAAACATTCCCCAAAATTGAAACAAATTTCTAACAGTTACTATTTATTTGTTATGAGGCTGATAAGTGTGTTCAGAGTTGTGCGGGATACTTAAAGGGAGAATGTACAAAATGCGTCATGCATATTTACATAGCTAAATGTATttgatttttctataaattttcTTTCTAAATCAACTTTTACTACAAACCCTGTTCCTGAAAATGTAGGGATTTGATTTACAATCCAATAAAAATCTGAATGTGttcatatttaactgaaaaatttAGAATGTATTGCTTGTCACACACTCCATGAAAGTTGGATCAAGAACCAAATAAGAGTGGAAAGCTTATAGAATATTTAACATtctctatttttaaacattactcAATAGCCAAGTAAATATAACAAATGATAAACGAAGCATCCACCAAAGGCTCCATTTTTGCAAGCAAAGGGTTGTTGCTAATCACAAACTCATCAGCCAAACTTCATGGTTCTTCATCAAAAAGAACTGTCCTCAATGCAAGAATGCTCAGAATTGAGGTCTTTCAGCATCTGCCTTACATTATATTATGAAAAGTTTCAGAAAATTCTAAAATATCAGTTGGTGTAGTGCAACCACTATTATACTACTATAACAGAAACCACTATTAATGTGAGTGACCTTCAAGCACTCAGACAGTACTTTCATGCAGTCGTGATGTATAGCATCACGGGCTCAGGAAGACTTTGGAAAACCGTATTCACTTAAAGTCCATCAAAGGAATCAAAAAATGGCCGAACCTATGTTCAAGAAGATGTTCCAAAAGGCAGTAGAAATGTGTGCTAGAAAATACAGAGTTCTATGTGCCAAAGATGAAAGGCTCCAAGGCTACATCTTTATTTGGTATGtccttatttcagcaagatatGGCTAGGCCTTTTCTGCATTTGCTCTAACAAcatggctttgtaaacacagagGGCATATTCCTGACAGATTTGGGGGTTACTCCCATCAGGACTCTGTAAACCTTTGCAAATATAAGTACATTACAATCATAGGAGTTATAGTTGGGTTTTAGAAGTCTTGCTTATGGACTCTTACTGATGCCACAATGTGTTCTTGCTGAAGCTACAAACTGAACTGTAGTTTGCTAGATAAATAAATCAGGCCCCTAAAGCTACCAGCTTGGAAAGCAGTTATGAACTGAAAGAGTTCATTTCGTAAATCAATTCAACAACAGCTATAAGACCTTGCACAAAAAGTCTTTAAACGAGGTTCAAACGAGGTACAGCATCTCACTTCATCACGTAGCGAAACTAGCCATATACTGTTCATGTCTTACATTGTGAGCAAATTAATATGATCATAGAATACGGCAGTTACAggttttcaaaatatttacacacgCACACTTTCTGTAACACAATTACTTCCAATCTGACATCACAAAGCTGCAGATATgggatttattttcttttgttttatatagTAATAGCAGTTGTTTCTATATTCTTGTCTTCCACATTTTGTAAGGTAAAAAGTGCATGTGTATTTCTCAGTGTATGAGCGTTGAGGGCTCTTATGACTTGTGTCTTTTAAGGAATTCTGAGGGGTTCAATGAGGCGTTGGGAGGGGTTCTCCACAAATGGTATAAATGGGCCATGTCTCAGTCTCAAATCAAACTAGGAGCTGAAGGCAGACTCTCTTTTCTTATTAAACATCTTCTGCTGTCACGTCTTTGCTAGCTTCCTGACTTCTATTTTGCCAGGAAAAGCAGTTTATGTTAGGCTCAGAAAAAGTTTAGCAACACAGGCTGCAGGACTGGTAATCTGCATGCAGGTATAATTAAACCTGAAGATCTAGTCCTGGCTCATCCTGCTGAAAACTTCCTGGTGGGATGGCAAATAACTTTATAACCTTGTATTCAGTTAGACCTTCCAATCAAAAGAACATGAACAGCAAAAAAATcagtttatgtttgtttttcttttttgtgttaaGAGTATCCTTAAATGAGACGTTCACAAAGATGTTTCCTCAAAATTTGCTGTTCTCCCATCTGTTTGCACACTCAAAACAGGTCTAATgtttttacgaagccccagtgtctataaatgggttaaaaaaacacaaaaggtcTCCATCTGATATTCTaggttttctctctttctattttcaAGACAGaaaatggcatctggagtttaAGACAGCGAAGGGATCTCCAAATTTTTAAAAGTATGAatcgagatgaggatattgctctgttcctgctccataggtgggtaatattgatcattttttttgctgtagatgaaaCTGAATCTAACCTTGGAAGAGtgttaactgcatgaaagaaaacacagacaaaaagtgctacaaaactaaataactcaATTAACAAATGAGCTtgtgtggtaattcaaacaataaattaaaacttacagacaagttaaacttaaaccacatacaaacaacagttgccCCCCAACATTACATTCCAAATTAAAAGATGCATAGCTTCTGACTGTAGACAAACAAGAGAATAGTGTTTCCCCCAAATTGTAGATGCTGCCTTTAAAGCCTTTTGAACTTGAACTTAGCTAAATTGGTTGACTGTTTTTCCATCTTGGAACAGCTGAGATTTCTTTTCCTGTCGTAATTATGagaatttaatatatatttttagttttatttatttttacaggatTTTGACTCGAGATTAGAAGGCCTCCTCCAAGTGGTGAATATGGTACTCCAGGCAAAAAATTAatctatattttttttgttaacttcaccattcacacaaaagtttgcctcatcactgcacaaaatcttctgtgtaaactgagggTCCTGTAGGTCTtgttccaatttttgttttgccaATTCTGCAATTTCAGTGCACCGATCTGGGTCATCCTCGTTGAGGTGCTGTAGCAGCTGAAGTTTGTTAGGgtgccatttgtgagtagcTAATATCCGCCGAAGGGATGTTCGACTGATGCCACTCTCCAGTGACATACGGCGAATGCTAAGCTGTGGGCTCTTGTTGAGTGAAGCTaggacagccactgatgtttcttcattagtgacagttttcgtgcgtccacattttggcaaatcccacactgaaccagtttcacgaaacttggcaagcagtttgctaactgtagcatgggagatgggtggtctcgtagggtgtcttgcattgaaatctgctgcaattACCCGGTTACTGCGTCcaccagacatcaacacaatttctatccgCTCCTCACATGTTAACCTCTGCgacatgtcaatggctgtaaacaaagagaattttgtaaataactcatgaaagaataaagttacgttaaaccaagaacaccattgtttttcttgtgaaattgccaataagtttgatgtgtcacatgaccctcttcccattgaaaaaacagaagttggatccaaaatggccgacttcaaaatggccactatggtcaccacccatcttgaaatgcccccccatatactaatgtgccacaaacaggaatttAATATCActaaccattcccattttattaagataaatggcccaccctgtataatgaATACACCGAAAGCCCTGACAAAAATTACAGAACACAAGTATATTATTAACCATTTAATAAATCCTTGTTGATAAGTAATATTATAATAACCTATTGCATATAACATCTTAAAGTACTATAACTATAGGTTTgtgaacaaaataataattattgatGAAATAAGCGATTTTAAACATTAGAATTATGGAATTTTCTATGCGGTGTCTCCTCATCGAACCCAGAGATCGACGTTTTTAACTCTTCGTTAACGCAGCTCTTTTTTCATTGGTTAAAGTGAATGATGGAATTTTCCCATTGGCCAAGAAAGGAAAGTGCGCGGCGAATACAACGCCTCACTTCACACAAAAACTGTGGTGATCATCAAATAAACGATATGCTTAGTATAAACGAACATTTTGTATAGAAATTAAATATCTGTCTCTCAGAGATACTTGAAAATATTCACAGATATAAAGCCACTTATCAGGTCGACGTGTGTTGCTAGGCAGAATATGTTAATATATGCAATGCGGCCATCTCTGCAGCTACCATTCTGAGGTAAGACCAAGGTAAACGGTTTTGTTAAAATAATACTGACTCTTGCGAAG is a window from the Hoplias malabaricus isolate fHopMal1 chromosome 11, fHopMal1.hap1, whole genome shotgun sequence genome containing:
- the LOC136709824 gene encoding ATP-sensitive inward rectifier potassium channel 1-like, with amino-acid sequence MKMKCSLRQLLTNYLKKRQLRQNRLVTKDGHCNIEYGNVKYKTFFAYVLDFWTTFVEIRWRFVFFLFVASFNLSWFIFGLLWYWIAQNNGDLLWQDPPKDHKSCVINVKGMTSAFLFSVETQTTVGFGGRVITPYCPGAIILLIIQTLVGAIINCFWCGVVMTKIALPKKRVKTITFSEVAVICPDQGGLCLQVRVANLRKSLMISSQIFGKLIRTNVISEGEPIILDQVNVDFTVEAGQDILFFVCPLTLSHVIDKRSPFFEMTVNTLYQQEFELVVFLDGTSESTSSSCQVRTSYLPQEIMWGYKFLPTISRSKEGKYLVDLNNFDKMKPIETASCAGCLDSEKCHRHHSTKGIDNPSFEDIIIGGPNSVDNI